The Candidatus Methylomirabilota bacterium genome contains the following window.
CGCCGTCGGTGATGATCCCGACCAGGACGCCCTCGCCGTCCACGACGGCCGTGCAGCCGAACCGCCCGGCGGTCATCTCGCCGACGACCTCGGCCAGCGAGGCGTCCGTCCGCACTCGCGGCACCGCCGCCCCGCGGTGCATCAGCTCCTCGACGCGGACGAGCCGACGGCCCAGCGCGCCCCCCGGATGGAGCCGCGCGAAGTCCTCCGGGCGGACATCGCGCACCGTGAGGAGCGCCACCGCCAGGGCGTCGCCGAGGGCGAGGGCCGCCGTCGTCGACGCCGTGGGCGTGAGATTCAGCGGGCAGGCCTCCTCGCGCACCGAGACGTCCAGGACGACGTCGCCGTGCTGCGCCAGTCGCGAGCGGGGGCTCCCGGTCAGGACCACCAGCGGGACCCCCAGGCGCTTGATCGATGGCAGCAGCGCCACCAGCTCGTCGGTCTCGCCGCTGTTGGAGAGGGCGACGACCACGTCCCCTCGCACCAGCATCCCCAGATCCCCGTGAACCGCCTCGACGGGGTGGAGGAAGAGCGCCGGGGTCCCGGTCGCCGCCAGCGTCGCGGCCAGCTTCTTCGCCACGAGGCCGGACTTCCCGATCCCGGTCACCACGACCCGGCCCCGACAGGCCTGCAGGAGCTCGACGGCACGGCCGAATCGCTCGTCCAGACGCTCGGCCAGCGCCCGCACGGCGTCCGCCTCGATCTCCAGGACCCGGCGCCCAGCCTTCAGGATGTCGTCGGGGGTCAGGGCCGGACCTCCCGCGCGCCCGACGCCGCCAGGACGCTGGTGATCGCCCGGACGTCCTCGAGGAGCCCGGGGAGCCAGTCGAGCGGCAACATCGTCGGCCCGTCCGACGGGGCCCGGTCCGGCTCTTCGTGGACCTCCATGAAGAGGGCATCCACGCCGAAGGCGACCGCCGCCCGGGCGAGCCCCGCCACGTACC
Protein-coding sequences here:
- a CDS encoding KpsF/GutQ family sugar-phosphate isomerase, encoding MRALAERLDERFGRAVELLQACRGRVVVTGIGKSGLVAKKLAATLAATGTPALFLHPVEAVHGDLGMLVRGDVVVALSNSGETDELVALLPSIKRLGVPLVVLTGSPRSRLAQHGDVVLDVSVREEACPLNLTPTASTTAALALGDALAVALLTVRDVRPEDFARLHPGGALGRRLVRVEELMHRGAAVPRVRTDASLAEVVGEMTAGRFGCTAVVDGEGVLVGIITDGDLRRAVQREAGALPGRAAGLMTRAPKTVGRTELAAAALALMERHAITQLLVVDDAGRPDGILHLHDLLRASIA